ACAGTCTATCCCTCTCCCTTAGCTTTCAAGAGAAGCTGGTCTTAACTCCTCTCACCTTCTCAGAACTCAGGCTCACTGCCAGGAAGTGAGGTTGCATGCTTGCCTGCCTGTGTGCATGTTGTGAAGTCTGTACCACTTCTGTGACTGCTTTTCTGTCCTATTCTGTTCCTCGCTGTGTTTATCAAACATTATCGAGAGCTTTTTATGGGCTCAGTGTGCTGCACCCTCCCAGGGAGTGTGGGCTGTAATCAGGAAGCCAAGGCAGGCCCCTGGCTCCCCAGACGTCCAAGGGCTGGGACAGCACAAAAGCTCAGCCGTGTGTTCCGAGGAGGGAGCCCCTggcaggtgaggggtgggggtccTGGGAGGGGGGAAGGCCTGGGCTGGACCCCATCTTAGACCTTTAGGTCCATTCGTGGCAGGTCACTGCATCCAACCTCAGCACAGGTTCCAGAAAGCTAAGGACAGGGTAGGGATGTGGACACAGTCTCAAGGTGAAGCAAGAGCCAGGTTCTGAGAGCCACAAGTGTCCCCAGTTCTCAGGGGAGCAGTTAACCAGCATTGTTCATGGCCGTCTGCTGCCAGAAGGTGGATGGCTTGAGGCTGTTCAGAAGAATTTCTTCTAGAACTTCTGAAGAGTGTGTTGGACTCAGTATTatctaatttgttttttcttaaacattCTACTGCCTTCGAGAGCAGGGAGGCTGCCTTATGTAACTGGACTGACATGTAGGGGGCTCTGACCAGCCTCCCGAGGAGTGAAGTCAGGGCCCAGGCGGGACTTTCATGTTCCCAGAGGGACACACAGAGTGCCTGACACCATGTagaatgtctttctttctctctcctcactcCCTCTGCTGTTCCAGTTTGCATCTCTAACCTGATCCCGGCCACCCAGCCGGGTGCCACCTGTGCCCTGGAGGAAGAGGCAAGAAACAGTCTGTTAACATTTTCTTGAGGCGCTAGAGGAGATGCTAGAGGGTCTGACGAGGGCCATGGAGCCCGCCAGTGGCAGGTGTTGGGTCACAGACACGGTGCCCTTTGCACAGCATCTGTTCTCTCCCTGCCAGGGCAGGCGGGGCTCTCCATGCCCCTGGATGTGGGGCATTTACGCTCACTGGCACCCCTGTTCTGCTTTGGTGCAGAGCCTGCCCTGGCCTGCGATGTGTGTGAGGCTGAAGTCTTGGGAAATCCTGGAGCCGGGGTCTGAGGCGCCCCGTCATTTTCTAGGAACAGGAATAACTGGAGGTGCTGGTTGCCCGAGTGGTCCCGCCTGTCATGGGTAAGCGGGAGTGCCCGCTGGTGGGGTGACTCAGAGGTCCCCATGAGGCACTTTGgagtccttttctcctttaatgGCAGTCTGCAGACAGTGGGGAGAAACCCCTCCCTATATACTCTGGGGGTCTCCTGGGTCCCTGGGTCAGCTGGGGCTGACCCCTTGAACATGTTCTCGTGTCTGGCTGTTGCTAGTGTGTTCTGTTGTGTCTCCCACCATCTTTTAAACAAGCACCTCATGTCCTTCCCCCTGCCCAACCTGGAGCGGGTCATTGGATAAGCCTTTCTGATAGACCAGGATTCCACAATCTCCCCCAAATAGGCCAGATCCCCTCCTTCTCCCCCGCTCCCCCTACTCCAGGCGTGGGAAGTCAGTGGACTCCCATAGGCTCTGAGTCAGGACTCGGGAGCCTGATCAGAAGTTCCCTGTTTTTGGCAGAGTGAGGCGGGTCCCCTGCCCACCTGGGCTTCTGTCCCTGGGGCCTGGGATTACCACGGGCTTTTGTGGGAGGAAGGGGAGATGCGTCAGGTGCTCCCCACCAGTCCAAGACCTGTTAGGGCAAGTGACTCAGAACTCAGTGCTGACACACGCTGCTGTGAAAGCAGCGAAAGCTGTCCTTCTGTTCCCGCTGTCTCACACCCTTGTGGAGGCAGAAAGTGACGGGGGCCTTTGAAGTTCACAAAGGCTCTGGTTTCCTGTCTTGTCAGGTTCTGGGCAGAGCGTTCTTAGGGAGGCGGAGTGGGgctgggcggggggtgggggtcaaAGCAGGCAAACCCAGAGTTCTCATGTGGGCACTCACCTCGGTGGGGAGGGGTTGCCCTGCCTGCGTCCAGGAGAGAAGATTCCGTGATGGAAAGCAGCCAAGGAGGCACCAGTAAAATGACCAAGTCAATGACGCCACTGCCACCGATGGAGCACCCGCAAGTGCCAGCTGCTCTGCAGACTTCCCGCTGCCTCCTGTCCTCACAGGAACCCTGTGAATTGAACACTAGCTCTCCCCACCTCACAGTGAAGAAATGCAAGTGTGGAAGCATTAAGTCAACTTTGTCCCAAAGTCTTGGCTGCTAAGGTGAAACCCTGGGGTCCCCCTCCACCGCCAGCTCCAAGCCCCTGTGCTCCCTGTCAGCCTGTTCTAGGGCCAGATGGCCCTGTTAATTCCACTGACACCTGCGTGACCCTCGTGactctgttttctcacctgtgcTATGGAGACAGCGTGTTTACCTGCTGTGGGCATGGTTGCAATGACAGGAGGAGATTCAGCTGGTAATGCTGGCGCACAGTGGACCCTCTCTGCCTCCACGGAGGGCGCCCAGCCTGCTCCCGAGAGCGGCTTCCAAGGCAAACTTTCCTTTCTGTGGAAGAAGGGCAGGTGGCACGGTTGCTCCCGGGGACCTTCCGGGTGCCCTGGGCACCTTCCTCCCTAATGCTGCTGACCTTTCCTCTTCTTAGGCTGAGCTTCGGAGAACCCAGTTAGACCTGGAGCAGAAACTCAAGTTGAATGAAAATGCCATCTCCAGGCTCCAGGCAAACCATAAATCTGTCCTGGTAAGTCTGGCTGGGGTCACCTGCCAGGCTTTGACACACctggctggctgctgctgctggttcaGTCAGGCCCACCCGGAACTGTGGGACTCGGCTGCAGGCCCGGCCTCCACGTCCGCAGGCCTGGCCTCCATGTCTACAGGCCCCTTATGTCTTATCATCTGATGGAAACTGTGGGTACAGATCAGGTTGGCTACACTGTAGGGTGGCGTCACCTTGTCGCTGGGATTTGCCGTGAAATTAGTTCAAGTTTGAAAACTGGCAAGTGATTCACTTTTAACAATAGAGAATAGAAGCAAAATAGTCCTGTgatatgcgtgcatgctaagtcgcttcagttgtgtccgactttgcgaccctatgaactttagcccaccaggctcctctgtccatgggattctccaggcaagaatacgggagtgggttgccatgccctcctccagtcctGTGATAGCTCTGGCTTATTTGTATATTTGCATATGCTTTTTTGACCAGGAGCAAATGGTATATGTGGGAATCGAGGTGGGTGGTTAGCTAGAGCTCCAGAAATTATGCATAATCTTGGCTTCTTCCACCATGAGAGGGTGTTCCGCATGCGATTCTCGCCTGTCCTAAGTCCTGGCAGACGGAAAAGAGAGGTGAGAGCGGCTGGATTTGTGGATGGTACTTCGGGTTTGaatcctcagtcaggaagattccctggagaaggatatggcaacccactccaggattcatgcctgggaaagtccatggacatagtagcctggcatgccacagtccatgaggttgcatagagtcggacatgacttagtgactaaacaacaacagcaacttgaTAAGGccaatggtgtgtgtgtgctcagtctgactctttgcaaccctgtggactttagctcaccaggttcctctgtccatggcacttcccaggcaagaatcctggagtggctctccatgccctccttcaggggatcttctggacccagggattgtactcaagtctcttgcatctcctgcattggtaggtgggttctttaccactgggccatttGGGAAGTCCCATAATGATATGCCAGGCTACTTAGTTTTGGTCTCTCTGGTTTCTGACCACTTTCCATAATAAACTCTAAGTGGACCCAAACAGTTTGACAAAAGCTTCTCACCAGTGCCAAGCCAATAACCACAACTCAGAGAAGAATGCAAAATGTGCACCCATTGGCAGTTAGGAGCAGCAGCATCTTTGCATATGAAGAATGATTCTACctctccatccattcatctacccatccatccatccctccctcaaccatccatccatccatccacccactcacctgTCAGCACCAGTACCTGAGAACTACCAAAGATAAGAGGAAACTGTTGAAAACAACGTGGATTGAAGTTGTAAATATGACCTTGACTAAGGCATTTACTAAAGATATGGAAGGTTAGACTCCCACATACACAGGTGCCATCAGGCAAATCCCTACTGTTCATCACGTGGAGTTAGTTGTATATGTTTTTGGATGTGGCATTCCATTCTGCACAGGTAGGCTTGTCCTGCAATGCTCAGGTGCTGTGGCCACCTTCACATGCCCTAAACGTTTTGTGCCTGGCCCAGACACCAGAGGATGTGCTTTCAGCTCCGATGGATCCAGTGGgcagtttgttgttcagtcactaagtcgtgttcgactctatgcaaccccacgggttgcagcacaccaggcttccctgtccttcactatctcctgaagtttgctcaaactcatgtccattgagtcagtgatgccatccaaccatcttaccctttatcgtccccttctcctcctgccctcaatctttcccagcctcagggtcttttccaatgatttggctcttcacatcaggtagccaaagtattggagtttcaatttcaatatcagtccttacaatgaatattcggggttgatttcctttaggattgactggtttgatctccttgctggacAGTTTAATTTCCTTGGTGGGTAGTTTAGCTGGACGTAATGAAGTGCCGAGAAAGCAAATTCATGCTACTGATTTGTACAAAGAAGCCAAATTATTAATTTACTGCAAGAAATATGACTATCAAGTACACTGAGTAGGTCCATtgtccaggcaggaagactgatGTCACAGACTTGAAGAGGAACCTGACTGTCAGAGCTGGGCTCAGCAGACAGTGCACAGTCTCGTCCAATGGATGAGAGACAAAGTTAATGAAGAGTAAATAAGGACTCACAGCCCGGGGAGTCCTTGTTTCATGGAACCCAGGATTCAAATGAGAATAAAGGCTTTCTTTTATAATAGGAAATTGTTCCCTAATTTGAGGGTTTCTTGGGTTTATATTGGgattctcaggtggcgctagtggttaaaAATTAACCTGCTAATGCGGGAGACTCAgaagacgcaagtttgatccctgggtggggaagatcccctggaggaggaaatggcaactcactccagtattcttgcctgggaaactccatggacagaggagcctggcggactgccgtctgtggggtcacagagtcgaacatgacagaGCACGCATGCGTGGGTTTACATTTCTGTGTGTTGAGCTTTGATTGATGCTTCACTAATCACTAATGGGTTTTTCACTGATGCTCGCCCACCCTCTTGCCACTAGGTGTCAGTGTCGGAGGTGAAGGCCAGGGTGGAAGAGCAGTTTGGGGAGCTCCGTGCTGCCGTGACGAAGGCCCAGGCTGACGTGATGCTcttcctggaggagaaggagcaagCTGCCCTGGGCCAGGCCAATGGCATCAAGACCCACCTGGAGTACAGGAGTGCAGAGATGGAGAAGGCCAGGCAGGAGCTGGACAGGATCGCTGCCATTGGCAGTCCCGTGCTGTTCCTGGAGGTATGGGTTACTGCGATGCTGGAGCCAGAGAGACCCTCACTCTGCTAGGTCCGCAGTGGATGTGGCAAGGCAACCACCCTGTTGATAAATGAGGCAGAGAGCAGCAGAGAACAGGAGTAGGAGGGAGGGCTGCCCAGAGTGGGAGGCCAGACCAGGTCGTGGAAGATGCCTTCTATGTGGTCAGGTGCTGAGCTGGACCCATTACATTTTGTGAAGTACATGCCCCTATCAGCCCATGTCACAGATGCAGAAGGTGCTGTATTGAGTAGGACAGCCCTGTTTAGGAAGCCAGGGCAAGTTCCGCTGTGTTTCTTTTCCTGCAGGAGTACTGCAAGTTCAAGAACATGGAGGACGGCGCCTTCCCCAGCGTCTACATAGGGCTCAAGGACAAGCTATCAGGCATCCACAAGGTCATCACGGACTCCACTGCCCACCTGATCCAGCTGCTGCAGAGCTACAAAGAGAAGCTCCGGGAGTTCTCCAAGGATGGTGAGACGCCAGGGCTTGTGACATCTCTGGAGGGGTTGGCGGGGAAGGCGGGAGTCAGAGAGGGAGAACAGAACAGGGGCAGAGAGAATGTCCCATTTTCAGAGCCATCCTCTGGTTGGACCGTGCAGCTGGTGGACACATGTACCTTGATGATGTTAACTTACAACTGATTTCAGAAAACATAGTCTCGGTATGCACTTGGCCTGCATCTCCACTCAAGTGCAGACTAACTTCCGAGGTCACTGATGCCTATGCTTTCAAGTGAAACCCAGGTCAGGCTGGGATCTTTCCTCAGTGGGTTTTACTTCGATGTGGTCCATTGAGCAGGATTCTCAGAAGCATGACTGGTGTCTAGTCCCTACTTTCCCCAGGAGGTCCAGGGAAGAGCAACTGAAGTGGGGGGTTCCTGTTCCTTAGATTCTCTTGCCCACCTGGACAGGTGAGCATTTACAACTCTTGATTTTCTAGAGGAGTACGACATCAGAACTCAGGTGTGTGCTGTCATTGAGCACAGACATCGGACCTCCGAACCCGAGCCCTGCAGCAGGCAGCAGTTCCTCCAGTGTAAGTTGTGAGCCGCCCTGCTTTCCCCGGGTGTGGGTGTGCATGTGATGCTTCAGAAGCAAGGATACCATCTTTCAGCAGGTTTCAGGTTCTTGCAAGTTCAGGTCTATCCCCAAAtggtacatttaaattttaaataagttgaatttcaaaaaaaattagaacttttaattttgaaaccatttcaaagttaaaaaaaacattgTACAAAAGAGGACCAAGAATTCTGATACACCTTTCACCTAGCTTTTTCAAATGTGAGCACTTTACATAACTATGGTCCATTGAACCAAATCAGGAAGTGAGCATTGCTGGCtggactttattcagatttcaccagggTTGCTCCCAGTGTCCTTTTTCTGGTTGGAAGTCCAGTCCAGAGTCACAGATGTTTTCTGGTCTCCTTAGCTTCCTTCAGTCTGTGTCCAGTCCTTTAgtccttctgtgtccttcacaACCTTGGCCCCTTTGAAGATCCTGGCTGGTTTCCAGGTGGCTCCCTTTTAAGTCTGACTTGGCTGGAATTACCTAGCCCATTGTCCTGTCCTGACACGGAAGTGTCCTGGTCTGTCAGCATTTTTAGAAACACTTATTTCCAATCAATACTTGCTCATGGTTAACAAGACAGGGAGGTCTCATCTCCCAAGAGAGGAAGGACATGTCTGGGTAATCAAGGCTCATTTTTCTGACTTTAATCTCTTTGGAACTCACTGTTCAACCCCACTTCTGCTTGCTTTCTGGGGGTGAGCTCTGCCTAGCCAACTCCTGAACCCTGTTTGCTCTGGTCTTGACGTGGAGCCTCGGGTTTGATGACCCTATTCTT
This portion of the Bubalus bubalis isolate 160015118507 breed Murrah chromosome 3, NDDB_SH_1, whole genome shotgun sequence genome encodes:
- the TRIM16 gene encoding tripartite motif-containing protein 16 isoform X2, which produces MLAHSGPSLPPRRAPSLLPRAASKAELRRTQLDLEQKLKLNENAISRLQANHKSVLVSVSEVKARVEEQFGELRAAVTKAQADVMLFLEEKEQAALGQANGIKTHLEYRSAEMEKARQELDRIAAIGSPVLFLEEYCKFKNMEDGAFPSVYIGLKDKLSGIHKVITDSTAHLIQLLQSYKEKLREFSKDEEYDIRTQVCAVIEHRHRTSEPEPCSRQQFLQYACDIVFDPDTAHRYLRLQEDNRKVTNTAPWEHPYPDLPSRFSHWRQVLAQQSLYLHRYYFEVELSGAGVYVGLTCQGIDRKGEERNSCISGNDFSWSLHWDGKGFRAWHSDAETLLSANACQRLGVYVDFPGGGLSFYSVEPETLTLLHRFQCKFSEPVYPAFWLSKKDSAIRIADLGEEPEKPGPAPVEAAA